A stretch of Pseudomonas sp. LS.1a DNA encodes these proteins:
- a CDS encoding LysE family translocator, producing the protein MNTALTATYALTVLLLIATPGPVVALIINTAAASGSRRAMFTAIGTNWASLVLIGAAAWIILTSAAIDKAWLSAMSLLGCLFIGYTAVGTLRDALQAPATEAPGELAKPERSGLLQGFMVGISNPKDIIFFIAFFPQFIQITESFGKSMVVLSLLWVAIDFAVLSLYIFAIGKIASQRSNRMISLASGVALLLIAAGGLLYNLKELAA; encoded by the coding sequence GTGAATACCGCACTCACTGCCACCTATGCCCTTACCGTCCTGCTACTGATCGCCACACCCGGCCCGGTAGTGGCGCTTATCATCAATACCGCAGCCGCCTCCGGCTCGCGCAGAGCCATGTTCACCGCCATTGGCACCAATTGGGCATCACTGGTGCTGATCGGCGCCGCGGCCTGGATCATCCTCACCAGCGCCGCCATCGACAAGGCCTGGCTCAGCGCCATGAGCCTGCTCGGCTGCCTGTTCATCGGCTACACCGCCGTGGGCACCCTGAGGGACGCCCTGCAGGCGCCTGCGACCGAGGCGCCGGGCGAACTCGCCAAGCCAGAGCGCAGCGGGCTGTTGCAAGGCTTCATGGTGGGCATTTCCAACCCGAAAGACATCATCTTCTTCATCGCCTTCTTCCCGCAGTTCATCCAGATCACCGAGTCGTTCGGCAAGAGCATGGTGGTGTTGTCGCTGCTGTGGGTGGCCATCGATTTTGCTGTGCTCAGCCTTTACATCTTCGCCATCGGCAAGATCGCCTCGCAACGCAGCAACCGCATGATCAGCCTGGCCTCGGGCGTCGCCCTGCTGCTGATCGCCGCCGGCGGCCTGCTGTACAACCTCAAGGAACTGGCGGCCTGA
- a CDS encoding DNA polymerase II, which translates to MELQQGFVLTRHWHDTPEGTCVEFWLATDQGPRQLRLAPQVSVAFIPQAQEAHARVLLANEPGVELRPLQLKDFDQRPVLGLYCRQHRQLMQLEQRLRTAGIEVFEADIRPPERYLMERFITAPVQFTGQPDAQGVLCDAQLKPLPGYRPPLRLVSLDIETSERGELYSIALEGCGQRQVYMLGPVNGTADGLDFDLHYCADRAEMLACLNQWMATHDPDAIIGWNLVQFDLRLLHEHAKLLQVPLALGRNGAPMTLRSHTSGGHLFADAPGRLLIDGIEALRSATWSFPSFSLESVAQTLLGEGKAIDTPYQRMDEINRRFAEDKPALARYNLKDCELVTRIFAHTRLLEFLLERSSVTGLAADRSGGSVAAFCHLYIPQMHRLGFVAPNLGSRPDEASPGGFVMDSRPGLYDSVLVLDYKSLYPSIIRTFLIDPVGLVEGLRQPDDEHSVEGFRGGRFSRSEHCLPAIVERVWQGREAAKREGNAPLSQALKIIMNAFYGVLGSSGCRFFDPRLASSITMRGHQIMRQTRALIEAKGYEVIYGDTDSTFVWLKGAHGEEAAARIGRELVTQVNQWWAEHLRQQMNLESALELQFEVHYRRFLMPTIRGADEGSKKRYAGLVLRADGNEEMVYKGLESVRTDWSPLARQFQQQLYARIFRGQPYRDYVRDYVRQTLAGELDELLVYRKRLRRPLADYQRNVPPHVRAARLADDYNSRLGRPKQYQRGGWISYLMTTAGPEPLENPQAPIDYDHYLSRQLQPVADAILPFVGDDFAALTDRQLLLF; encoded by the coding sequence GTGGAGTTGCAGCAGGGCTTTGTCCTGACCCGGCATTGGCATGACACGCCCGAAGGCACCTGCGTGGAATTCTGGCTGGCCACCGATCAGGGGCCACGGCAGTTGCGCCTGGCGCCACAGGTATCGGTGGCTTTCATTCCCCAGGCGCAGGAAGCGCACGCACGGGTGCTGCTGGCCAACGAACCCGGTGTCGAGCTGCGGCCACTGCAGCTGAAGGACTTTGACCAGCGCCCGGTGCTGGGCCTGTACTGCCGCCAGCACCGGCAACTGATGCAGTTGGAGCAACGCCTTCGTACAGCCGGTATCGAGGTGTTCGAGGCCGATATCCGTCCGCCCGAGCGCTACCTGATGGAGCGCTTCATCACTGCCCCGGTGCAGTTCACCGGCCAGCCGGATGCCCAGGGCGTGCTCTGCGATGCCCAGCTCAAACCCCTGCCGGGTTATCGCCCGCCGCTGCGCCTGGTGTCGCTGGATATCGAGACCAGCGAGCGGGGTGAGCTGTACAGCATTGCCCTGGAAGGCTGTGGCCAGCGCCAGGTGTACATGCTCGGCCCGGTCAATGGCACGGCTGATGGACTTGACTTCGACTTGCACTACTGCGCCGACCGCGCCGAGATGCTGGCCTGCCTCAATCAGTGGATGGCCACGCATGACCCGGATGCAATCATCGGCTGGAACCTGGTCCAGTTCGACCTGCGCCTGCTGCATGAGCACGCCAAGCTGCTGCAGGTACCACTGGCACTGGGGCGCAATGGCGCGCCCATGACCTTGCGCAGCCATACCAGTGGCGGCCACCTGTTCGCCGATGCCCCGGGGCGGCTGCTGATCGACGGCATCGAGGCGCTGCGCTCGGCGACCTGGAGCTTCCCGTCGTTCAGCCTCGAAAGTGTCGCGCAAACCCTGCTCGGTGAAGGCAAGGCCATCGACACACCTTACCAGCGCATGGACGAAATCAACCGCCGCTTTGCCGAGGACAAACCGGCCCTGGCGCGCTACAACCTCAAGGACTGCGAGCTGGTGACGCGCATTTTCGCCCACACCCGCCTGCTCGAATTCCTTCTTGAGCGTTCATCGGTCACCGGCCTTGCCGCGGACCGCAGCGGTGGTTCGGTGGCCGCGTTCTGCCACTTGTACATCCCGCAGATGCACCGCCTGGGCTTCGTCGCCCCCAACCTGGGCAGCCGCCCCGACGAAGCCAGCCCCGGTGGCTTCGTCATGGATTCGCGCCCGGGCCTGTACGACTCGGTATTGGTGCTGGACTACAAAAGCCTTTACCCGTCGATCATTCGTACCTTCCTGATTGACCCGGTGGGGCTGGTCGAAGGCCTGCGCCAGCCCGATGACGAGCATTCGGTGGAAGGCTTCCGGGGTGGGCGCTTTTCGCGCAGCGAGCATTGCCTGCCGGCCATCGTCGAGCGCGTATGGCAGGGCCGGGAAGCCGCCAAGCGCGAGGGTAACGCGCCGCTGTCGCAGGCGCTGAAGATCATCATGAATGCCTTCTACGGGGTGCTGGGCTCGAGCGGCTGCCGTTTCTTCGACCCGCGCCTGGCTTCGTCGATCACCATGCGCGGCCACCAGATCATGCGCCAGACTCGCGCGTTGATCGAAGCCAAGGGCTATGAGGTGATCTACGGAGATACCGACTCCACCTTCGTCTGGCTCAAGGGCGCCCATGGCGAGGAGGCTGCGGCACGCATCGGCCGCGAGCTGGTGACCCAGGTCAACCAGTGGTGGGCCGAACACCTGCGCCAACAGATGAACCTGGAAAGCGCGCTGGAGCTGCAGTTCGAGGTGCATTACCGGCGCTTCCTGATGCCCACCATCCGTGGCGCGGACGAAGGCAGCAAGAAGCGCTACGCCGGGCTGGTGCTGCGGGCCGATGGCAACGAGGAGATGGTCTACAAGGGCCTGGAGTCGGTGCGTACCGACTGGTCGCCGCTGGCCCGGCAGTTCCAGCAACAGCTGTATGCGCGGATCTTCCGTGGGCAGCCGTACCGCGACTACGTGCGTGACTATGTGCGGCAGACGCTGGCCGGTGAACTGGACGAGTTGCTGGTGTACCGCAAGCGCTTGCGCCGGCCGCTGGCCGACTATCAACGCAACGTGCCCCCACATGTGCGCGCTGCGCGCCTGGCAGATGACTACAACAGCCGCCTGGGCAGGCCAAAGCAGTACCAGCGCGGCGGCTGGATCAGCTACCTGATGACCACCGCGGGCCCCGAGCCGCTGGAGAACCCGCAGGCGCCCATCGATTACGATCATTACCTGAGCCGCCAGCTGCAGCCGGTGGCCGATGCCATCCTGCCGTTCGTGGGGGATGATTTTGCTGCGCTGACCGATCGCCAGCTCCTGTTGTTCTGA
- a CDS encoding YqcI/YcgG family protein — MLTGYGTCYRLDALELAAEHVGNTRHWTYNAVEHFRSTLANPEFPCLFGRKAVNGATCHILFARAGQLADDIALGLADYVRTVAPIQPKQRIGSPLVVFLETAANCTLAEQQALAWKVLRGVHARDPQPWPHGIPTDPDDSTWSFCFAGMPLFINMNFPGHQQMKSRNLGPHITFVINPRANFDEVANANTESGKRIRERIRERVHHYNDGVMPDTLGFFGDADNFEWKQYQLQEAGSLNPSRCPFHAHAVHPATPEILIEN, encoded by the coding sequence ATGCTTACGGGTTATGGAACTTGCTATCGCCTGGATGCGCTAGAGCTGGCCGCCGAACATGTCGGGAACACGCGACACTGGACCTACAATGCCGTAGAGCATTTTCGCAGCACCCTCGCCAACCCCGAATTCCCCTGCCTGTTCGGCCGCAAGGCAGTAAACGGCGCAACCTGCCACATCCTCTTCGCCCGCGCCGGGCAGCTGGCCGATGACATCGCCCTGGGCCTGGCCGACTACGTGCGCACCGTCGCTCCAATCCAACCCAAGCAGCGTATCGGCAGCCCGCTGGTCGTGTTTCTGGAAACCGCTGCCAACTGCACCCTCGCCGAGCAACAGGCACTGGCCTGGAAGGTGTTGCGTGGCGTGCATGCGCGCGACCCGCAGCCTTGGCCACACGGCATCCCGACCGACCCCGACGACAGCACGTGGTCGTTCTGCTTTGCCGGCATGCCGCTGTTCATCAACATGAATTTCCCCGGCCACCAACAGATGAAAAGCCGCAACCTGGGGCCACACATTACCTTCGTCATCAACCCGCGGGCGAACTTCGACGAAGTGGCCAATGCCAATACCGAAAGTGGCAAACGTATCCGTGAACGCATCCGCGAGCGCGTACACCATTACAACGACGGTGTCATGCCCGACACCCTTGGCTTTTTCGGCGATGCCGACAATTTCGAGTGGAAGCAATACCAACTGCAGGAGGCCGGGTCGCTCAACCCGTCCCGCTGCCCGTTCCACGCCCATGCCGTACACCCGGCAACACCTGAAATACTGATCGAGAACTGA
- a CDS encoding MFS transporter, translated as MSQTSSAPLLVANSERLPLSGLLALAMTGFIAILSETLPAGLLDQIADGMHISQAMAGQWVTAYALGSLLTAIPLVTLTQGWYRRRALLLAIVGFVLFNGLTALSTSNAVTLVLRFCTGAAAGLAWGLIAGHARRMVPVALQGRAMAVAMLGQPIALSLGLPIATWLGAGLGWRATFVVVTLAALLLVAWVLRSVPDYPGLATGKRPAALQVLRTPGVVIVLLVILSWILGHNVLYTYIVPLLAAAGMAADIGLVLMVFGLAALAGIGLVGLLVDRYLRSLVLLSLAGFALATLVLGQASSWAMYLSIALWGVTYGGAPTLLQTACADAAGEGGDVAQSMLVTVWNSAIALGGIIGGLLLSGAGVEWFGGVVLGLIALAWLLAWAGRRSGFVAGAR; from the coding sequence ATGTCCCAGACATCCTCCGCACCGCTGCTGGTCGCCAACAGTGAACGCTTGCCCCTCAGTGGGCTGCTGGCGCTGGCCATGACCGGCTTTATCGCCATCCTCAGCGAAACCCTGCCGGCCGGCCTGCTCGACCAGATCGCCGATGGCATGCACATCAGCCAAGCCATGGCCGGGCAATGGGTCACGGCGTATGCCCTGGGCTCGTTGCTGACCGCCATCCCGTTGGTGACCCTGACCCAGGGCTGGTACCGCCGCCGCGCGCTGCTGCTGGCGATCGTCGGTTTCGTGCTGTTCAACGGGCTGACTGCCTTGTCCACTTCCAACGCTGTGACCCTGGTGCTGCGTTTTTGCACTGGCGCCGCGGCCGGGTTGGCCTGGGGGTTGATTGCCGGCCATGCGCGGCGCATGGTGCCGGTGGCGTTGCAGGGCCGGGCCATGGCCGTGGCGATGCTCGGCCAGCCCATCGCCTTGTCGCTCGGGCTGCCGATCGCCACCTGGCTGGGGGCGGGGTTGGGGTGGCGCGCCACTTTCGTGGTGGTCACGCTGGCGGCGCTGCTGCTGGTGGCCTGGGTACTGCGGTCGGTGCCGGACTACCCGGGGCTCGCCACCGGCAAGCGGCCTGCGGCCCTGCAGGTGTTGCGCACGCCGGGGGTGGTGATCGTGCTGTTGGTGATCCTCAGCTGGATCCTTGGCCACAATGTGCTCTACACCTACATCGTGCCGCTGCTGGCGGCGGCCGGCATGGCTGCCGACATCGGCCTGGTACTGATGGTGTTCGGCCTTGCGGCCCTGGCCGGGATTGGCCTGGTGGGGCTGCTGGTCGACCGTTATCTGCGTTCCCTGGTGCTGCTGAGCCTGGCCGGTTTCGCCCTGGCGACGCTGGTGTTGGGGCAGGCGTCGTCGTGGGCGATGTACCTGAGCATCGCCTTGTGGGGCGTGACCTACGGCGGTGCGCCAACCCTGCTGCAGACCGCCTGCGCCGATGCGGCGGGCGAGGGTGGTGATGTGGCGCAGTCGATGCTGGTCACGGTGTGGAACAGCGCCATCGCCCTGGGCGGGATCATTGGCGGGTTGTTGCTGAGCGGGGCAGGGGTGGAGTGGTTTGGTGGGGTGGTGTTGGGGTTGATCGCGCTGGCCTGGCTGCTGGCGTGGGCTGGGCGGCGCAGTGGGTTCGTGGCGGGAGCCCGCTAG
- a CDS encoding sel1 repeat family protein, with the protein MSCMLRLPPLLLALMPLAAHALEVRIDPHADLLYRQALPLLEQADSQDDSASTLRTAVGDDPELSRQGQAMAHTLPTAVALLKKSVALGHPVAQYRLALYYMTYLPAAQIPDAACPLLEASLKQGFAAPAPAIATWCPPYNVSSEYRTALEAIPSMATVYAPYYPQPATRLACNRSRPQGLEMLWGRQRDYQAEVYRLLGDLDPQHRQSLLQKAVDTNGCVTAQQHLTSRP; encoded by the coding sequence GTGAGCTGCATGCTTCGCCTGCCCCCCCTGCTGCTCGCTCTGATGCCGCTGGCCGCACACGCGCTGGAAGTGCGCATCGACCCTCATGCCGACCTGCTCTACCGTCAGGCCTTGCCCCTGCTGGAGCAGGCCGACAGCCAGGATGACAGCGCCAGCACGCTGCGCACGGCCGTGGGTGACGACCCGGAGCTTAGCCGCCAGGGCCAGGCCATGGCCCACACCCTGCCGACAGCGGTCGCCTTGCTGAAAAAGTCCGTGGCGCTGGGCCACCCGGTCGCACAGTACCGCCTGGCGCTGTACTACATGACCTACCTGCCCGCCGCGCAAATCCCTGATGCCGCCTGCCCGCTGCTCGAAGCCAGCCTCAAACAGGGCTTTGCCGCACCGGCGCCGGCCATCGCCACCTGGTGCCCGCCCTACAACGTCAGCAGCGAGTACCGCACTGCACTGGAGGCCATCCCCAGCATGGCCACCGTGTACGCCCCCTACTACCCGCAACCGGCCACGCGCCTGGCCTGCAACCGCAGCCGGCCACAAGGCCTGGAAATGCTATGGGGGCGCCAACGGGACTATCAGGCCGAGGTATACCGCCTGCTCGGCGACCTCGACCCGCAGCACCGCCAGAGCCTGCTGCAGAAGGCCGTGGATACCAACGGCTGCGTGACGGCGCAGCAGCACCTGACCAGCCGTCCCTGA
- a CDS encoding LysR family transcriptional regulator: MDSLSGFVVFNRVAETRSFVAAGQSLGISASAVGKRVARLESRLGVRLFHRSTRSITLTAEGTLFLERSRRILAEIEATEQALSQASATPSGRLRVSMPQVTGLVMPALAEFMARYPQVELDLDFSDRMVDIVGEGFDVVMRGGQPVDSRLNAKFLGHFQHCLVASPEYLRERGTPLHPRDLAAHTCLHYRFPSSGKLETWPLRQEHPEQGYDIPISMVCNHVETRVCFAVNHRGITCLPDFTVRRELANGALVSVLDDFMERRGSFYLLWPSGRQMPPKLRVFIDFMLERVFNRTGN; encoded by the coding sequence ATGGACAGCCTCAGCGGCTTCGTGGTCTTCAACCGTGTCGCCGAAACCCGCAGTTTCGTCGCTGCCGGCCAATCGCTGGGCATCAGTGCCTCGGCCGTGGGCAAACGTGTGGCGCGCCTCGAAAGCCGCCTGGGGGTGCGCCTGTTCCACCGCAGCACGCGCAGCATCACCCTCACCGCCGAAGGCACGTTGTTCCTTGAGCGCAGCCGGCGCATCCTGGCCGAGATCGAGGCCACCGAGCAGGCGCTCTCCCAAGCCAGCGCGACCCCGAGCGGTCGCCTGCGGGTGAGCATGCCGCAGGTCACCGGGCTGGTGATGCCGGCGCTGGCCGAGTTCATGGCGCGCTACCCGCAGGTGGAGCTGGACCTGGATTTTTCCGACCGCATGGTGGATATCGTCGGCGAAGGCTTCGATGTGGTGATGCGGGGTGGGCAGCCGGTGGACTCGCGGCTCAACGCCAAGTTCCTGGGGCACTTCCAGCACTGCCTGGTGGCTTCGCCCGAGTACCTGCGCGAACGCGGCACGCCGCTGCACCCGCGCGACCTGGCGGCACATACCTGCCTGCATTACCGCTTCCCCAGCAGTGGCAAGCTGGAAACCTGGCCGCTGCGCCAGGAGCACCCCGAGCAGGGCTACGACATCCCCATCTCGATGGTCTGCAACCATGTCGAGACGCGCGTCTGCTTTGCCGTCAACCACCGCGGCATCACCTGCCTGCCGGATTTCACCGTACGCCGCGAACTGGCCAACGGCGCGCTGGTCAGCGTGCTCGACGACTTCATGGAACGGCGCGGTAGCTTCTACCTGCTATGGCCGTCCGGGCGGCAGATGCCGCCGAAATTGCGGGTGTTCATCGACTTCATGCTCGAGCGCGTGTTCAACCGTACAGGTAATTGA
- a CDS encoding LysR substrate-binding domain-containing protein produces the protein MSERIQALHALRAFEVASRYGSFTRAAEELALTQGAVSHHIKTLEAMFGCDLFERRGPKLALTEHGRLLAQELKVGFKIIENACALLRQDRYGLRLKAPSTLTVRWLLRALDAFKKVEDNCSVQLSSVWMDIDSVDFYSEPYDCAILLANGRFPADIESFKLFDEWLIPVCHPDYMTQAQPALADLAQCEFLHPSPDRRDWRRWLARMDALDISIDHGQVFDTLDQGISAAQQGLGISVVDLVLASADLAAGRLVTPFRHAVATGDGYYMTWLKASPKARQMHKLREFLLGQVPPLVCKDINYLYG, from the coding sequence ATGTCGGAAAGGATTCAGGCTTTGCACGCGCTGCGTGCCTTCGAGGTGGCCTCTCGCTATGGCTCGTTTACCCGTGCCGCGGAAGAGCTGGCCCTGACCCAGGGCGCCGTCAGTCACCACATCAAGACCCTCGAAGCCATGTTCGGCTGCGATCTGTTCGAACGCCGCGGGCCGAAACTGGCCCTGACCGAGCACGGTCGCCTGCTGGCGCAGGAACTCAAGGTTGGCTTCAAGATCATCGAAAACGCCTGCGCCCTGCTGCGCCAGGACCGCTACGGCCTGCGTCTGAAGGCGCCGTCCACGCTCACCGTGCGCTGGCTGCTGCGGGCGCTGGATGCGTTCAAGAAGGTCGAGGACAACTGCAGCGTGCAGCTGTCCAGCGTGTGGATGGACATCGACAGCGTGGACTTCTATTCCGAGCCCTACGACTGTGCAATCCTCCTTGCCAACGGGCGTTTTCCCGCCGATATCGAGAGTTTCAAACTGTTCGATGAATGGCTGATCCCGGTGTGCCACCCGGACTACATGACCCAGGCACAGCCGGCCCTGGCCGACCTGGCCCAGTGCGAGTTCCTGCACCCGTCCCCCGACCGCCGTGACTGGCGGCGCTGGCTGGCTCGCATGGACGCGCTGGACATCAGTATCGACCACGGGCAAGTGTTCGATACCCTCGACCAGGGCATCTCGGCCGCCCAGCAAGGCCTGGGTATTTCGGTGGTCGACCTGGTGCTGGCCAGTGCCGACCTGGCGGCCGGGCGCCTGGTCACGCCGTTCAGGCATGCGGTGGCTACGGGTGACGGCTATTACATGACCTGGCTCAAGGCCAGCCCCAAGGCACGGCAGATGCACAAGCTGCGCGAATTCCTGCTTGGCCAGGTGCCGCCGCTGGTCTGCAAGGACATCAATTACCTGTACGGTTGA